The following coding sequences are from one Terriglobia bacterium window:
- a CDS encoding PrsW family intramembrane metalloprotease: MIDLAARLSVGLAPVLLFLAVLISLDSYKLVSLGRTLSAIAVGGGLAAACWAAHPALSAWMGLDGTAYARYASPVIEETAKALFLVVLIRSNRVAFLVDAGILGFATGAGFTLVENLYYLGSLPAAGFGVWLVRGFGTALMHGGVTAAFGIASRALLERGGLPVFTTYFPGLLLAVTVHSAYNHFFLSPVLSTAAVLVVLPPVVYVVFERSEKALERWLNIGFDADTELLELILAGGLSTSNVGRYLQSLRDRFRGEVVVDMACYLRVHVELSLRAKGWLMLRESGFDVPPDEETRAQLEELRFLERSIGTTGKLAMAPFLRLGAKDLWQLHLLRDGAGRADAERLDAAVEAPRRSGRGPA; encoded by the coding sequence TTGATCGACCTCGCCGCGCGACTGTCGGTGGGACTGGCCCCCGTGCTCCTGTTCCTCGCGGTCCTGATCTCTCTCGACAGCTACAAGCTCGTCAGCCTCGGCCGGACGCTCTCGGCGATCGCCGTCGGGGGAGGCCTGGCTGCCGCTTGCTGGGCGGCCCATCCCGCGCTCTCTGCCTGGATGGGACTCGACGGGACCGCCTACGCCCGGTACGCGAGCCCCGTGATCGAGGAGACCGCCAAGGCTCTGTTTCTCGTGGTCTTGATTCGCTCGAACCGGGTAGCGTTTCTCGTTGATGCCGGGATCCTCGGATTCGCCACCGGCGCCGGCTTCACGCTGGTCGAGAACCTCTACTACCTGGGGAGCCTCCCGGCGGCCGGTTTCGGAGTGTGGCTCGTGAGGGGGTTCGGAACCGCCCTCATGCACGGTGGCGTGACCGCGGCGTTCGGCATCGCGTCGAGGGCCCTGCTCGAGCGCGGAGGCCTTCCCGTCTTCACCACCTACTTCCCGGGGCTCCTCCTCGCGGTGACGGTCCACTCCGCGTACAACCACTTCTTCCTATCGCCCGTGCTGTCCACCGCCGCGGTCCTCGTCGTGCTTCCGCCGGTGGTGTACGTGGTGTTCGAGCGGAGCGAGAAGGCGCTGGAGCGCTGGCTGAACATCGGCTTCGACGCGGACACGGAGCTCCTCGAGCTGATCCTGGCCGGGGGGCTCTCCACGTCCAACGTCGGACGGTACCTCCAGTCGCTGCGGGACCGATTCCGAGGCGAGGTCGTGGTCGACATGGCCTGCTACCTGAGGGTCCACGTGGAGCTGTCGCTCCGCGCGAAGGGGTGGCTGATGCTGCGCGAGAGCGGATTCGACGTCCCGCCGGACGAGGAGACGCGGGCTCAGCTCGAGGAGCTGCGCTTCCTCGAGCGCAGCATCGGAACCACCGGCAAGCTCGCGATGGCGCCGTTCCTGCGACTGGGCGCCAAGGACCTCTGGCAGCTCCACCTGCTGCGCGATGGTGCGGGCCGCGCCGACGCCGAGCGGCTCGACGCCGCCGTCGAGGCTCCTCGCCGCTCCGGGCGGGGCCCCGCGTGA